Below is a genomic region from Helianthus annuus cultivar XRQ/B chromosome 2, HanXRQr2.0-SUNRISE, whole genome shotgun sequence.
TGTTGTATGAAAATATTTCAGAttgaaacatatatatatatatatatatatatatatatatatatatatatatatatatatatatatatataggggagggttatcttgagaacactCATTTTTGTGAGAACACTAGGAACAATTTCCATCCATTGATCATCCTAAATTAAGGGCTAAGATTAGAGGGGTTTAAATGAGAAGTAAATTTAAATTATAAGACTAGAGGGGTTTTATTGTCAAAACACAAAACCCATCAAAAACAGTCGATCACATCTCcatacccaaaaaaaaaacccttcaaaGTTCAGAATCACGGTTACACCGGAGAGAACGAGCaatccaccatcaccaccatccctCTCATTCTCCGATGACGGCGTCGTCGTCGACTACAAATATGTTAGCTGTTGTCGTTAATCGACATGGCTTCTATTCTTGGGTTGGATTTGCTATAACTGATGAATCAGAAGGTGTAGCACTCGTCATCACCACGCTTGTGCAATCTATTCATGAAGGTAAATAGCCTATAACACTACTGGTCCATAAGTTACGGAGTATTTCGGGTTTTTTTGGTTGCATATGTGAAATGGAATTATTAGGTTAGCAATTTATGAATAATTGAAGTAGATTAAGATTTTGTGGTACAATCAAAGTGAAATTGATGTAGAGTCGACACCAATTTTCCAGTAAATTACATAACTCATAACTACTAGAACatatatatcatttttattaCATTTGTTCAGTTGATCTGTGCAATTGAAGTACTAATTTTAGCAATTCATGAAATTCTTTAGTGAATAATCTTGCAAACaaatttttacacatgtgtacatcataATTAAGTTTTAAACGTTTGTCATGTATGTAAATGTTTACACATGTGTTCATTCTCATAGTTTTAAACGAATCTTGGACGGTCTGATCAGAAGTAGCGTTACGGTACCTGCAACGACATGTGTGATGTGTGGGGACTTTGATCGATATATTCGTTTCATGTTCGTTTGCGCTAGGTATTTGGGATCGGGCCGCCTCTTGGTACAGGCTGTCCTCGTACTTCCTGTTCAGAGCCAAAGATGTTTTAAATATTCATATGCATAACCGCGAGTCTGCAAAGTGGAGAAAAACAGTCCACCCAATGTCCCAAACAACAGTTTGGTGTCTTTGGAGGGCCCTTAATGCTAAAGTTTTTGATGGTAAACAACAAAGGATGGTGGAGCCATGGAAGAAATCAAAGTTTTGGCAACTTGTGGCTGAGAAACAGAGCAAAAGTGCAGCATCTGACATGGGGCGATTGCTATACATTTAATTTAGATTGTATGGTTATTTAAATGATGCTTGGTGTATCTGTTTTATGTTTTTTGGTGGCTGTAATTTTATGCTAACTTTCGGTTAGCTTTGGATATATTTAACGATGTTTTGTTGGCGTTAAAAAAGATATATTCTTTGTCATTAAATTTATGAAACTTGGTACTTGTTTGTTAACAAGGATTATTCAAATTTACATGCATAGAcatgaagcgaaaatacccttGGGAATGATATGTTGAGGGGATAACCAGATAGCTTTGAAGCTATAAGCACTTATGCGACTACAAATGTGATGATGATATGAATGTTAGTCAATAAATTGTTCTGTGCAGGGGTTAATTTAAAGGTATATATATTTTGGACCTTCTAACTTCTATATCGTAATTACTTTACTAATGTAGGATAAAGAATTGAAAGATAACTGATTTGAAGTAAGTAGAATGTTTCATGTTAATTCATAGATACGaaggtttacacatgtgtaaatataacgtTAAATCATAGAAATAGAAATATGAAGGtttacacgtgtgtaaatcaTGGTAGTTAAGAGAATAAGCATAGATATGAAgggtttacacatgtgtaaatcatagAACTAAAGGTTTACGTATGTGTAAATTACAATAGTTACAAAAATGAGCACTGATATGAaagttacacatgtgtaaatcacaATAGTTAAAAAAACCATAAGAATATATATCaaagtttacacatgtgtaaatcataatagttaaagaaaataataatcatagatatgaaggtttacacatgtgtaaatcattgtaattataaaaaaaaaaaataaacatagatatgaaggtttacacatgtgtaattcaGCTGCACATGTGTAAAACACACATAGATATATGACACTAaaccatttacacatgtgtaaatcatatATAACAAACCCATATGTTAACAAAACAGATTGGCCATTTTCATTAAACTGATAAAAATTTACATGTGTAAAACATACACTTACACACATGTACAATCAATTGTTAAACATACGCAAATATGAATAAACACATAAGAAGCCTTGAAGCACCATCAACATTTCCCCATTCATCTGATGCAGCCTTGCAAGACAGCTGAAAATCTTATGGACTTAAGACAACCTTTTGACTTCAATATCAAGCCCGTACGCATACATGGCCTCGCATCTTCCAGGATAGGATGCAAGTAATTAGTGgttacacatatgtaaatttGAACAGGATGAGATGCTCATATCAGCTCCAACACTTGCTTCATCCAAATCTCCAAATTGTTCCTCATGATTGATAACACTTAATATAGAACCCTTGGTTCACCTCACACAGTTTCAATATCCTCGTAGCTAATCTTAGATGAACCTACATCACAATATAAACACATGCTTGTAGTCATTATCAGTAACTCAAAATAACCCTTACAATTACACTTTGTAAAAACTAAGATAAAGAACCTAAGCTAACATTTGTGGCTGATTTTGATATCAATCTTAGTCATGGAACGCTGCTGCATCACTCTTGTGATTCAATAATCCTTACATATAATTTAGGATAAATTGTACTTCCAATCCAGCAAATAAGAACTAATTAGGGCAAATTACGAACTCAATAGGAACATGTGTTAAAATCGCGGAACAAAACCCACAATACATAAACAAAGTAATTGATACCAAATTCGATTGAACAATAATTAATGAATCCAAAATCGACTGGACAATTAACCAGTGAATCAAATATCGATTTGAGCAAAAATCAATGAATCCAACAACTGTCTCACAATTGAAGATTGAAGAACATACCTGCAGATTAGGAACGAAATAGTTTAAGATCAGTTAATCCAAACCATAGTCGATTGGATAAGATTCCTGATTGAAGACCATGTGCCTTTACTGAAGATCTTGTGCGTGGATTGAAAAAGAGTAGTGCTGGAATTTTGGTGTAAATGGAAATAAGAGAGTTACAGGGAATTTGTTTAATTACCACTTTACCCTTTTAATTAAAATACAAGGGAAATAAATAAGTGGCTGAGAtttgttctcatggttctcacaaaaGATGagtgttctcatttaaaccctcccatatatatatatatatatatatatatatatatatatatatatatatatatatatatatatatatatatatatatatatatatggttgggctatatagaaaaccctatatatatataaaactctagaaaacccaagctcccgacattttttttttgaaaaaaataacacatgtaatatacatgtttttaagacttttgggccaaaaaaatcaaaaaagcgccgaagggataatttaaaaaaaaaaaagtttcagcaaatttcagcaaatttatgtcttttttgcctaacacatgttaggcactgaaatttgtttatttttttttaaaaatcccttcggcgtttttttgttttttttggcccaaaacactctaaaacatgtatattacatgtgtaatttttttcaaaaaaaaatgtcgggaggtttgGTAAAAATGGgttcccatttgggtttccagagttttctaagaattttagggttttttgtctagcattaccctatatatatatatatggtagggatcAAGAGTGAACCATATTTAAATTGTGAACAAAAACGAACAGATCCTGGCCGTTGGATGATGAGATGTAGATTTTAGGATTTTaatagttttttaattaaaaaaaaataaattgatACATAGTAACCgtataagggtaatatggtaattttgttatttgtttttttaGAAGCCACTAACAAGAGTTTCCTTCTTTTTAGGATTTTCCCTATGATATCGCATCTTATATTAATATGTCAGATTATTCAATTTTAAATACGTATGTTTTACATGCAAATGTAGAAGTTAATAATAATACTATTTAATAAATGTTTGCACACATATGTGAAATACAATTATAATGGTTATAATAACATATTAATGTGCATAACTTAACAAATATATACACATGTgtagaaaaaaataaacattcaTTTAACAACAACTATAAGCATATAtaactatacacatgtgtataaaaaaTCAATTGCTCAACAAACAAtaattatacacatgtgtataaaaaacaaatagcaactatacacatgtgtatgaaagtgtataaaaaaacaaatagcaACTATGCACACGTGTATGAAAAACAAATATTCACCGAACAACAACTAGATGTttacaaaaagaattaaaaagtGATAATTTGTTTAGATTATCactttttaattctttttgtaaACATCTATTTGTTGTTCGGTGAATATTTGTTTTTCACACACGTGTGCATAGTtgctatttgttttttttacactttcatacacatgtgtatagttgctatttgttttttatacacatgtgtataattaTTGTTTGTTGAGCAATTGATTTTTTATACACATGGGTATAGTTATATATGCTTATAGTTGTTGTTAAATAGTGTTTGGTCTGGTGTTTCAATAGTAGTTTTGGTTTATTTTGCTTGTTTTGGTGAAACTAGTTGTTATGgtttattttgattatgttggtgGACGTCATTTTGAACGAGTTATGGGAGAATATTTTATATGGATGATGTTAATTGCAGTTGTTGTTCATTAAAAATCGATATCATGTAGGTGCATTTACACTTGTGTACATACTGTTTacatataaaatacatatatCGTTAATTTGTATGTCTATAACGGGCTAATGTGCAATTTGCCTTTTAACAATAAAGTAACACACAAATATATTTTTTCTTTAAATTAAGACAAATTAGTATATTGTATTGATTATGTACTAGCAAGGAATATTTTTGGAAcggttaattaaaaaaaaatcgaatttggtttttgatcaagaaagtaggGTGGTTATAGATATATTTGTTAACTGAATCTGATTATgtataataaattaaataaaaaatagtgTTTATATGTCTAATGACCATCATACCCTTATAACTTTAAAAGAAGATCAATGGCTAGGATTAGTTCGTtttgttcctatatatatatatatatatatatatatatatatatatatatatatatatatatataatgatttataaatcacgTAATTAGTAGTATTTCATTATTATTTGAAGttactatttttttaataaaaaacatatGTATAAATATTCTTGTTTCCTAAACACATTTACTTAGAGCATCTACAGCACTAGAGATTTCAAACGTCTACACTTGTTACGTTAGATTTTCACCCATTATTCAATAGCATATATTTTTCTCCATTGTTGCATTCTCGCCTTTTGTTTCAACATCATTACTTTTTCTTATATATgaggaggttcatttgagaagtaAATTTAgttgaaaagaaaaaaacaaatggtacaattataaaacattaaatggtttttctctcatctcatttattattatctttaactaattaattagtaatAAAAACTATCATCCTCCAGACTAAAATTTTTgtctacacacatcaaaatttatcctgcACGTTttaaaatttatcttacacatattgaaatttatcctacacacctcgtaattcatcctacactttgaattaatttttttcttcttcgaaaaaatatattttttgaaaataaactacaaatttaatgtagttagctattaaaaaggaaaacTACCGGTTAATGATCAAAGTTTACTAATATACCATTTCACTAATATTAAAtaccaaaaattaaataaagtaaaatgaaacattcttatttgttgaaatttcttctttttttattcttacaaaaaaattcttctcatttgaactatgcactatatgtatatatacacacacacactagtAGAATTCCTTTGTTCGTTTGAGACAGAAATTCAGTTGGTTTTAGTTTGATTTATTAAAGTACTCGTACTCGATATAGCAATTGAAAGACAAATTCCAAAACTTAAAGTCATGATACGCCTAAACGAAGTCGACAAAtattttatatcaatcaaaaacCATGAAAACAGATGTTAGTTTCGGTTTTGAAACAAATATCAATAATGATTATGATGGTACTAATACTGACACCATTACCGATGCTGTACAACTTGAATTGACGTGGTACCAATATTGTTGGGACGATATAAGCTCGTTCGACCCGATACCGATACGGTACCAATACTCActatagtttacaataaaaaACGATACTCTATATTGCTACCGAAGTTGTTTGCTCGGTATCGGTTCAGTTCGTCGTGATAAACAATAGACAATATAAATTCGGTTCAAGTTTACAGTATATAAAAAATATCCTATATCGCTATCAAATTTGCATCAGCTGTCACATTAGATTTTCACCCATTATTCAAACACATATATTTTTTCCGTTATTGCACTCTCACCTTTTATTTCCACCCCTTTACTTTTTCTTACATTTTCTTACTGCCaaactatttttttattataaacttttcttcaaattatattatttaaaataataGAATACTTTAACAGGTGTTTGTGtgcatacacatatatatacacacactagtAGAATTCTTTCGTGTGTTTGTGGCAGGAATTCAGCTGTTTCGGTTTGATTTATTACAGTATTGGTACTTAATATAGCAATTGAAAGACAAATTCCAAAATTAAAGTCATGATATGTATAAAAGGAGTCAACTCGTATTTTATATCAATCCAAAACCATAAAAATTAATATTAGAACGGTTTTAGAACAAATATCAATGATGATTATGATGGTATTGATACCGATACCGACACCGACACCGGTACCGATGTTGTTCAATTTGAATTGACGTGATACCAATATTGTTGGGACGATATAAGCTCGTTCGCCCCGATACTAGTATGGTACCAATAATAActatagtttacaataaaaaACGATACTCTATATTGCTACCGATATTGTTTGCTTGGTATCAGTTCAATTCGTCGTCATAAAGAATAGACAATATAAATTTGGTTCAAGTTTATAGTATATAAGTGTAACGACAATTTATATAGACAAGAACTATATGTGAGGTAGCTTTGATAACAACTCAGGTTTTGAAAAATATTATATCGAGATGTAAATAAAAACTGGCACGCTGCAACGATATAgtcaaaattttataaatcatTGTATCATAAAAGTCACAACAAATATGTTTAAGATCAACAAAAATATGAAAATGATCAAAACTTAAAATAAACACTATTAAATAAAACTTAAAGTAGTATTCATATTCATGGATGCTTGCTCTCTCtccatatatacacatacactaTGCTACATTATAATACATCTCTCAAGGAGCTTTTTTAGGTTTTAGAAGTATGGAGagagttatcttgagaacgctaaatattgcgagaaccgtgagaatgaatgaaaaaaccaatcaaaaccaattcttttaatacaaacctcattttaattaagatacaacaacaaaaaaagaatttacaacatcaaataattcatttatcCTCTCAACATCACGcttattagattttttacacatgtgtaaatataacaaatttacacatgtgtaaatgacaaacttacaTATGTGtacattttctttatttacgaatttaCGTAAATTTAAaggtgtaaattaaatttctaacattgtattcgaataataatgataagtgtaacaaaaaattttgaatttgaattgcttttgaccaagttctcgtggttttttcattcgttctcacggttctcacaatatttagcattctcatttaaaccttcccctTAGAACTATAATTGCTTAGAGTACACAACATAATGTATATAGTAACTGCTTTTTTAGGGCAAATATGTCTTTTGAACAATACATATACTTTACCCTTATAACTTACAATTTCCCCCTTATCTTTACCCACATATTccttagttttatttttttcggCTTCCTCTTATATCTTtgaatatattatgtattaaaaaATCCAAACATACCACTAAACATGGTTATTTTTGTTGATTTGTCAATGTAAATTTTATTCGATGTTGTGATGCAGAGTATAATGTACAAGTCATTCATGCATTAAATTACAAGTCTTTCAATACTCAAATTAGTTACAGCAACATTACGATTTCAATTCAAGATTTTGGAAGTGGGTTAGTGTGCTGGGGTAGTTACACGAAGGTTTTCTGGTAACTTCAAGATTTGGGAAGTGGGATAGTTACACGGAGG
It encodes:
- the LOC118487457 gene encoding uncharacterized protein LOC118487457; the protein is MTASSSTTNMLAVVVNRHGFYSWVGFAITDESEGVALVITTLVQSIHEGIWDRAASWYRLSSYFLFRAKDVLNIHMHNRESAKWRKTVHPMSQTTVWCLWRALNAKVFDGKQQRMVEPWKKSKFWQLVAEKQSKSAASDMGRLLYI